DNA from Synechococcus elongatus PCC 6301:
GGGCGACGATCCATTTCGTGGTGTGGGGTATGGGGTTGACTCTGTTTTCGCGATCGCGGCGTCGCATCCCAAGCGGCCGTACCAATATTATTCCGACGTCTCGAACTTCAAGAAGAGCTTACCTACGGGCGGGGATGGCCTTGCTTCAGCTGACTGCCTTAATTATGGTTTTGGTGTGGTTGCGCGATACCCCCCGAGGGGCTTGGGCTGAGAGCGATTGCCAAAACTCTGTCTTTTCTAGTCTCTGTCGCGATCGCTAATTTATTCAATTATTTCTTCTGAAGAAGTATCTAATAAAATAATGCGATCGCGCCCCTGCTGTTTGGCTTGATACAGAGCACGATCAGCACGTTCAAGGAATTGATCAAGTGTCAGAATTTCAGGTGTCCAGACTGCAATGCCAACACTAATGGTAATGGCGATCGCTTGTTGAGGAAGATGGAGAGATTGCTGAATAACGAGCTGGCGGATGCGATCCATCACTTGATATGCTTGCTTCCCATTGGTTTCAGGAAGCATTAATACAAACTCATCCCCCCCCAGCCGAGCAAAAATATCCACTTCGCGAATATTTTGTTGGCAAATATTGGTCCAGAGAATTAAAACCTGATCGCCAACCGTATGACCGTAGCTGTCATTAATTGTTTTGAAATGATCGATGTCAATGATCACTAAAGAGAGTGAAGTGTCACGTTGGATACGATAGATTCGGTTAAGTTCAGCTTGAGCAAGTGTAATAAACTGACGGCGATTCAGAATGCCAGTCAGGGCATCTGTTGTTGCCTGTTGCTGCAATTTTTGTTCTAGCTTCTTTTGTTCAGTAATGTCAGTTGAAATACCGAGTAATCCAATAATATTACTACTTTGTGCCGATTCATAGATAGGCGTTTTGATTTCTAGGTAGACTCGTAATTGTCCATCTTTAGGGTTGACGAGATGGATTTCTTCCGTAGTCTGCTCTCCTTGGAAAACACGAGAGTCGATAGCTTGTAATAATTTTGCAGCCTCTTCGGAGAAAAAGAAAAAATCATCCTTGCCCAAGATTTCTTCCAAAGAGCGATCAACAAAATCTAAAGCCGATCTATTGGCATAGATGTAACGAAACTGAAGGTCTTTCATATAGATATGAGAGCTGACCTGATCGAGTGCCGCTCGAAGACGTTGTGCTTCTACTAAAGCTTCTTGAAGTTGTTGTTTTGTTTTTCTCTCAGCTGTAACATCGCGCATGGCAATGACAGCGCCTAAAAATTGATTCTGATCATCAAAAAAAGGCCCACCTGAACAAACGACCCATCGTTCTGACTTGGATGGATCTTTGATCATCATTTCAACATCCTGAACTATCTCATGACGGAATGCTCTGAATAACGGTAGAGCATCAGTCGGCATAAGATCAGATCCATTGGGTTGATAGATGTTATAGAGGGCACTCCATTCGCTGGCTGAAGAGCGGGGGGGTAAGTAGCTATGCCAGCTTCTCGCAACTTGATTGAAAAGTACTAAGTTCCCTTCAGCATCGCAGGCAACTACACCATCACTCAAACTATCTAAAAGAATCCGTGTAAATTCTTGCTCACGATATAACGCTGTTTCGGCAATCTTGCGATCGTGAATATCTAAGCAGTGACCTATGTATCCAATGAAGTTTCCATGAGTGTCGTATCTAGGGCTCCCCTCCTCAAGAATCCAACGATATTCACCATCGTGACGACGTAAACGGTATTCAGCCTTATAACTATTGTGTTGTGAGAAAGCAGTTCTGTAATTACTCAAGTAGCTTTGAAGATCTGCCGATAAAACTCCTTCAATAGACCCGCTATCTAATTCTTGCTCTAAAGAACGTCCAGTAAAGTTAAGCCAAACTGAATTGAAATAATAATGGTCTCCATTTTTGTCTGCCAACCAGATGAGAACATGCCCAGAGTTGACAACAGTGCGATAGTTTTGTTCGCTCTCTCGCAATGCCTCTTCAGCCTGCTTTCGTCTAGTGATATCAATTGTCGACCCTACCATGCGATAAGGCTTGTTTTGTTCATCTCGAACGGCAATTCCGGTTGACTGAAACCAGCGATATTCTCCTGATTTTTGTTGAATACGATACTCCACATCGTAAGGATATTTAGCTGATGAAGAATGAGCATCTAAAGCTGATTGAACAAAAATACGGTCATCGGGATGTAAAAGACTGAAAAAGCTTGAGATTTTTGGGGGAATGTCACCTTCTTGATACCCTAAAATTTCAAGGGAACGAGAAGAAAAATAAAGATCGCTAGTAACGAGATCCCAGTCCCAAATTGCTGCTAAAGATCCCTGAAATGCAGGCTCAAGACGCTCTACACTCTGCCGTAATAAGTCTTCAGATTTCCGGCGCTGAGTCACATCATGAATAGTGCTAATAATATGAAACTTTGAATTTATTTTAATAAGTTTAGCTGTAACTTGTCCAATAAAATTACTCTGATCGGGACGTTGTAATCCAACTTCCAGGTCTTCACGAGAGCCTTGGGATAAGAGACAATCGATCATCCGACTGCGATCGTGCTGATTTTTCCAAAAGTTCAGATCAAGAATTGATCTTCCAATGACATTTTCTTTAGGTTGGTCAATTAGCTCTAGAAAACTTTGATTAACCCTAACAATTAGACCATCTGAAAGTTGTGTAATTAGAATAGCATCGGGACTTACATCGAAAATTTGCTCTGTCGTTGCCTGTTCTTCTTTGCTAACAGCGATCGCTTGTTGATTTTCTGTTAAAATTAAACCAAAAGTCCACAGCGTACTTGTAATTAAAAGCTGAAAGTCAGTTGCTAACTGCAAAAAACTTAGCTGAATCCAACGATCATTGACTAAATCGAGAATTGCTAGCATAGCCATACCGCTATAAGCAAACGTAGCAATTAGAAATATGCTGCCCAGAAAAAGAGCTGGAATTAAAAGAAACTGCTGACGATAAAAGTAGAGAAGTCTTGCTGTTAGGCCAGAACAAAGAGCGATCGTACCTGTCAAAATAGCTTGAGAAAGCGAAGAGGCTGGAGCATTAGCTTCAATGACTCCAAGCGCTGCCCAACTACTCAAAATTGTGAGCTGAAAAGAACGTCTTCCCCATGGATGGGGTAGACCTAGGATGTTTTGGGTCCCTAAATAGATCAGTGCTGAGCCAAGGATTAGTGCTGCATCAGCACTCACTCGGCTCACCGTATTATTGCTGGTAAATACGTGTAGTGCTAAACCAAGGATAAAACAGACGTTGCCAGCCCCCCAGCGATCCAGTTTGGGTGTGAACTGCATTAGGCGCGCTTGGATGGTCAGAGCAGTTGTCTGCAGACTATTGAGAATGATGAGGGTAATAGCTAAAGTCTGAAAGTCAATTTTCATAAAGCCTTGGCCCTAAATCGCTCAGACCCGTCCCGTAGTGACTTGAATATAGTGTGACTTGTTCACCTCAATTCAAGCTACCGAAACAATACTGACTTATTTCATCAAAGACCCATGTATTAATAAATATTAATAGTAATTAAAACTCTTACTTTATCTTTTAACTCTTGCTATTCCAATTAAGTATTCAACAGTAGGTGTTTTGAGGGGCTAGAAGAGTGCAATTTTTAGTTTAATCACCTCTCAAATATCCCAGCTTTTGCTGATTGATTAGTAGTAGCTGCCACTCTTGCGATGATGGATGGCTGTCCGAACCTCAGGATCTTGAACTTGACCTGATTCAACGACTGCATAGACCAGCCAATGATCGCCACATTCCATGCGATTAGCGACGCGACATTCTAACCAAGCGATGGCCTCAGCCAAGATAGGATGCCCTTGATCACTGGGGCTAGACTCAATACCCTCTAGACGATCGGCTCCAGGGCTGAAGGGTTTGAGAAAATGCTTTTGAATTGCTAGATTTTTGTCCTCGCCAAGGACATTGAGGACAAAGCGATCGCCTTGATGCAAGAGTGACTCGACGGCGCGATCGCGCGCAACTGCAACACTAATCCCTGGTGGATTAAAGGTTGCTTGTGAGACCCACGAAGCTAGCATGCCACTGCGGACATCCTCTTTTTGAGTCGTCAAAACACAGAGTGATCCGAGGATGCGTCCTACTGCTTGTGCGGTTGCTTCAGTTTCACTGTCTTGTAGTTTGGAGCTGCTTTGGCGACTCACTTGGCGGCGCTGTCGTTGCAGGGCTTGGGCGAGATCGGTGCCTGACTCTTCACAGATTTTTAGGGTTGCTGTTGTTGGTTTAAAGCGAACGCGAATCGGTTCAAAGGCAAGGCGAAAACCAGCATCTTTTAACTTGCTTTCCAGAAGATCGATCGCTTCACCACTCCAGCCAAATGAGCCGAAAACACCGACCGGCTTATCGCGCGCAACGGTTGCCAAAATTGTCCCCAACGCCGTTTGGATGGGTGTGGGTGCATGGCCTCCCAAAGTTGGGGATCCAATCACAACGCCGTCGCACCTTTCCAGTGTTCGGCGGATGTCATCCATGCTTTCAACTTCGCAATTTAAAGCTTCCACCCGAACGCCCGCCTTGGTAATTCCTTGGGCGATCGCCTCTGCGATCGTGGCAGTGCTGCCATAGGCCGAAGCATAGAGCAGCGCTACCATCTGTGGTTGTTGAAGTTGGCGATCGCTCCAACTGACATAGGCCGCTGTCAAATCGTGCAGGCCGTAGCGAATCAGCGGACCATGGCTGGGAGCATACCCTTGGATAGGTAGGCGGCTAAATTTAGCCAACACCGTCTGCACTTGGCGGACTTGGGGTGCCATGACGCAGTCAAAGTAGTAGCGCTGATCCTCGCGGAACGAAGTCCAGCCTTGATCAAAAATTTGGTCTTGGCATAGGTGTGCCGCAAAGAACTTATCAGAGAGCAGCCAACCTGTTTGCTCATCCAAAACGCAAAGCCCATCCGGCCAGCGCGGAATCGGCGTCGGCAGCAGTTGCAGAACCTTGCCCCGTCCGAGATCAAGACTTTCTTCTGTCCGGATAATCTTTAGATCTAAGGGTGGGATGGGGGCTTCTTGTGCCTCGACTTGCCAGAGCTTTTCAAGGGCTTGGGCGGCTGGATTCGAGACGATCACCTGCAACCCAGGATTGAGACGCATCAACTCCTTGAGGGTGCTAACGCGGTTGGGGCTGACGTGACTGAGGAGCACCGCATCGAGCTCACCAATCGGGCATTGAGCTTCAAGGCGATTGAGGAAAATTTCAGTAAAGGAAGCGCCGGGCGGGTTGATCAGAATCGTGCGATCGCCCTGCACAAGGTAGGCATTGCTGGTTGTGCCATGCCCAAGGCCATACTCCACTTCAAAGCGCAGACGTTCCCAGCTTCGAGCCCGCAGCACCATCAGTCCTGCAGCCACCCAGCTCGGTTGGATATCGCGGTGACGTCCTTCGCTCATGCCAGTCCTCTCCTCACCGATCGCTCGCAAGCCATTCTGCTCCCCTGCCCTTTGCACTCTATCCTCTTTGACTGTGGCGTTCTTGGTCTGACGCTAGTGAACTCAGAGTTCCTGTCCTAGATGGAGAACGGGATGACTCTCCTGAGTCAGCGATCGCCGGGTTAATCAGTCGGTTTTGAGTCAAGGCGATCGCTTATCGCTTCCAGTCAGCAGCCCTAGTAGTGGTTGCCGACTTTGCGGTGGT
Protein-coding regions in this window:
- a CDS encoding sensor domain-containing diguanylate cyclase, which encodes MKIDFQTLAITLIILNSLQTTALTIQARLMQFTPKLDRWGAGNVCFILGLALHVFTSNNTVSRVSADAALILGSALIYLGTQNILGLPHPWGRRSFQLTILSSWAALGVIEANAPASSLSQAILTGTIALCSGLTARLLYFYRQQFLLIPALFLGSIFLIATFAYSGMAMLAILDLVNDRWIQLSFLQLATDFQLLITSTLWTFGLILTENQQAIAVSKEEQATTEQIFDVSPDAILITQLSDGLIVRVNQSFLELIDQPKENVIGRSILDLNFWKNQHDRSRMIDCLLSQGSREDLEVGLQRPDQSNFIGQVTAKLIKINSKFHIISTIHDVTQRRKSEDLLRQSVERLEPAFQGSLAAIWDWDLVTSDLYFSSRSLEILGYQEGDIPPKISSFFSLLHPDDRIFVQSALDAHSSSAKYPYDVEYRIQQKSGEYRWFQSTGIAVRDEQNKPYRMVGSTIDITRRKQAEEALRESEQNYRTVVNSGHVLIWLADKNGDHYYFNSVWLNFTGRSLEQELDSGSIEGVLSADLQSYLSNYRTAFSQHNSYKAEYRLRRHDGEYRWILEEGSPRYDTHGNFIGYIGHCLDIHDRKIAETALYREQEFTRILLDSLSDGVVACDAEGNLVLFNQVARSWHSYLPPRSSASEWSALYNIYQPNGSDLMPTDALPLFRAFRHEIVQDVEMMIKDPSKSERWVVCSGGPFFDDQNQFLGAVIAMRDVTAERKTKQQLQEALVEAQRLRAALDQVSSHIYMKDLQFRYIYANRSALDFVDRSLEEILGKDDFFFFSEEAAKLLQAIDSRVFQGEQTTEEIHLVNPKDGQLRVYLEIKTPIYESAQSSNIIGLLGISTDITEQKKLEQKLQQQATTDALTGILNRRQFITLAQAELNRIYRIQRDTSLSLVIIDIDHFKTINDSYGHTVGDQVLILWTNICQQNIREVDIFARLGGDEFVLMLPETNGKQAYQVMDRIRQLVIQQSLHLPQQAIAITISVGIAVWTPEILTLDQFLERADRALYQAKQQGRDRIILLDTSSEEIIE
- a CDS encoding diflavin flavoprotein, which gives rise to MSEGRHRDIQPSWVAAGLMVLRARSWERLRFEVEYGLGHGTTSNAYLVQGDRTILINPPGASFTEIFLNRLEAQCPIGELDAVLLSHVSPNRVSTLKELMRLNPGLQVIVSNPAAQALEKLWQVEAQEAPIPPLDLKIIRTEESLDLGRGKVLQLLPTPIPRWPDGLCVLDEQTGWLLSDKFFAAHLCQDQIFDQGWTSFREDQRYYFDCVMAPQVRQVQTVLAKFSRLPIQGYAPSHGPLIRYGLHDLTAAYVSWSDRQLQQPQMVALLYASAYGSTATIAEAIAQGITKAGVRVEALNCEVESMDDIRRTLERCDGVVIGSPTLGGHAPTPIQTALGTILATVARDKPVGVFGSFGWSGEAIDLLESKLKDAGFRLAFEPIRVRFKPTTATLKICEESGTDLAQALQRQRRQVSRQSSSKLQDSETEATAQAVGRILGSLCVLTTQKEDVRSGMLASWVSQATFNPPGISVAVARDRAVESLLHQGDRFVLNVLGEDKNLAIQKHFLKPFSPGADRLEGIESSPSDQGHPILAEAIAWLECRVANRMECGDHWLVYAVVESGQVQDPEVRTAIHHRKSGSYY